One region of Oncorhynchus mykiss isolate Arlee chromosome 8, USDA_OmykA_1.1, whole genome shotgun sequence genomic DNA includes:
- the LOC110529348 gene encoding serine/threonine-protein kinase PAK 6: MFRRKKKRRPEISAPQDFEHRVHTSFDAVQGCFVGLPPQWQSVIDILRRPKPVVDPSRITNVELRPKKTICRGSFIGHGDYISHVISEMTRLTVTSSNSLRKSSPSARQRARSMGRLGELVEGDTYQYEELDQEKRHNGGNSYWQVQSENGSPKLALRKTSTLQPNGVLPRAKSTHEMSTAAGDKPAPLPKGPVPTPPRGGGTGHYTRSEWSGLINRPGQQMGMPQKGKVANQRPASCYNLQTLQTQQQVNMRVKPGVNHLPDLLTSSKDTSPQRPHSSCDLKMNSLGPSAMSLPNGTSSLIAGRGRTHRPSRSSSSYTIGLLSPIVQGATMPLLPKQDSPSQPRPSPTGSPATSSTGTAQQQQPKLGPEPEPAKVTHEQFKAALQMVVDKGDPRTSLENFVKIGEGSTGVVCIARERHSGRQVAVKMMDLRKQQRRELLFNEVVIMRDYRHNNVVEMYRSALVEEELWVIMEYLQGGALTNVVSETRLNEEQIATVCEAVLQALAYLHSQGVIHRDIKSDSILLTLDGRIKLSDFGFCAQISKDIPKRKSLVGTPYWMAPEVVSKTPYGTQVDVWSLGIMVVEMVDGEPPYFSDTPVAAMKKLRDEPPPTVRNTQKISPVLKDFLDRMLTRDPQERATASDLLEHPFLLQCGSRQCLVPLVERYRKRMSRC; the protein is encoded by the exons ATGTTCCGGCGGAAAAAGAAGCGGAGGCCGGAGATCTCGGCGCCACAGGACTTTGAGCATCGGGTCCACACGTCATTCGACGCAGTGCAGGGGTGCTTCGTGGGCCTGCCGCCCCAGTGGCAGAGCGTCATTGACATCCTGAGGAGGCCAAAACCAGTGGTGGACCCGTCCCGGATCACCAATGTGGAGCTCAGGCCCAAGAAG ACCATTTGTAGGGGGAGTTTCATAGGACACGGAGACTACATCTCCCACGTCATCTCAGAGATGACTCGTCTTACCGTCACCAGTTCCAACTCGCTCCGGAAGAGCAGTCCTTCGGCGCGGCAACGGGCACGCTCCATGGGGCGTCTGGGCGAGCTCGTCGAAGGGGACACGTATCAGTATGAGGAGCTGGACCAAGAGAAGCGTCATAACGGCGGTAACAGCTACTGGCAGGTACAAAGCGAGAACGGCAGCCCCAAACTGGCTCTTAGGAAAACATCCACCCTCCAGCCCAATGGGGTACTGCCTCGGGCAAAGTCGACGCATGAGATGAGCACGGCAGCTGGGGATAAACCTGCACCTCTGCCGAAGGGGCCAGTCCCCACGCCCCCTAGAGGAGGCGGCACAGGTCATTATACACGTAGCGAATGGTCCGGACTTATAAATCGGCCGGGACAACAGATGGGGATGCCGCAAAAGGGCAAGGTAGCCAATCAGAGGCCGGCATCCTGCTATAACCTGCAGACCCTGCAGACGCAGCAGCAGGTCAACATGAGGGTCAAGCCTGGGGTCAATCACCTGCCGGACCTTCTGACCTCCTCCAAGGATACTTCTCCTCAGAGACCCCACTCGTCCTGTGACCTGAAG ATGAATTCATTAGGGCCCTCGGCCATGTCCTTACCCAATGGCACCAGCAGCCTGATCGCAGGCCGAGGGCGAACCCACAGACCCTCACGCTcctcctccagctacaccattgGATTGTTATCACCAATAGTTCAGGGGGCTACCATGCCCCTACTCCCCAAACAGGACAGCCCATCCCAGCCCCGGCCTTCTCCCACGGGCTCCCCGGCCACCAGCTCAACAGGAACGGCCCAGCAGCAACAGCCCAAGCTCGGGCCAGAGCCTGAGCCGGCCAAAGTGACCCATGAGCAGTTCAAGGCGGCTCTGCAGATGGTAGTGGACAAGGGCGACCCGCGCACCTCCCTGGAGAACTTTGTGAAGATCGGGGAGGGCTCCACGGGGGTCGTGTGCATTGCCCGCGAGAGGCATAGCGGTCGGCAGGTGGCGGTGAAGATGATGGATCTCCGTAAGCAGCAGCGCAGAGAGCTGCTCTTTAACGAG GTGGTGATCATGAGGGACTACCGGCACAACAACGTTGTGGAGATGTACAGGAGTGCCCTGGTGGAAGAGGAGCTGTGGGTTATCATGGAGTACCTGCAGGGTGGCGCTCTAACCAACGTCGTGTCTGAAACCAG GCTGAATGAAGAGCAGATAGCCACCGTGTGCGAGGCTGTGCTACAGGCGTTAGCCTATCTCCATTCCCAGGGAGTTATCCACCGTGACATCAAGAGTGACTCTATACTGCTCACGCTGGATGGGAGG ATCAAGCTGTCAGACTTTGGATTCTGTGCTCAGATCAGCAAAGACATCCCCAAAAGGAAGTCCTTGGTTGGAACACCATACTGGATGGCTCCAGAGGTTGTGTCAAAGACGCCATATGGAACTCAG GTGGATGTGTGGTCCCTGGGTATCATGGtggtagagatggtggatggAGAGCCTCCGTACTTCAGCGACACACCAGTGGCAGCTATGAAGAAACTGAGGGACGAGCCGCCACCCACAGTCAGGAACACACAGAAG atctcCCCTGTGTTGAAGGACTTCCTGGATCGTATGCTAACACGGGACCCCCAGGAGCGGGCTACCGCTAGCGACCTGCTGGAGCACCCCTTCCTGCTGCAGTGTGGCTCGCGGCAGTGCCTGGTGCCCCTAGTGGAACGATACCGTAAGCGCATGTCCCGCTGCTGA
- the myh6 gene encoding myosin-6 — translation MGDALMAEFGKAAHFLRKSDKERLEAQTRAFDIKTECFVVDDKVEYVKGQIQSKEGGKVIVKREDQTIVTVKEVDVHPQNPPKYDKIEDMAMFTFLHEPAVLFNLKERYAAWMIYTYSGLFCVTVNPYKWLPVYDSEVVSAYRGKKRTEAPPHIFSISDNAYQYMLTDRENQSVLITGESGAGKTVNTKRVIQYFASIAAVSGVKRDPSKGTLEDQIIQANPALEAFGNAKTLRNDNSSRFGKFIRIHFGTSGKLSSADVETYLLEKSRITFQLKAERNYHIFFQILSNQKPELLDLLLITNNPYDYSYISQGEVTVASINDSEELMATDSAFDVLGFTAEEKQGVYKLTGAIMHYGNMRFKQKQREEQAEPDGTEAADKSAYLMGINSADLIKGLCHPRVKVGNEYVTKGQGVDQVYYSLGALAKSVYEKMFNWMVVRINHSLDTKQARQHFIGVLDIAGFEIFDFNTFEQLCINFTNERLQQFFNHHMFVLEQEEYKKEGIDWEFIDFGMDLQACIDLIEKPLGIMSILEEECMFPKASDQTFKAKLYDNHLGKNRMFQKPIPGKGKAEAHFALLHYAGTVDYNISGWLVKNKDPLNETVCGLYAKSSLKLLSHLFAIIATEGGDKAGGKGAKKKGSAFQTVSALHRENLNKLMSTLKTTHPHFVRCLIPNESKTPGTMDNCLVMHQLRCNGVLEGIRICRKGFPNRVLYGDFKQRYRILNASVIPEGQFIDSKKAAEKLLGSLDIDHTQYRFGNTKVFFKAGLLGTLEEMRDEQLSRIITMIQANARAILMRAEYQKLVERRDALMVIQWNLRAFLGVKNWPWMKMFFKIKPLLKSAESDKEMANIKDEFTKLKEAFEKSEARRKELEEKVVSILQEKNDLLLQCQSEQDTLTDAEERCEQLIKSKIQMEAKVKELTERMEDEEEMNADLTAKKRKLEDECSELKKDIDDLELTLAKVEKEKHATENKVKNLTEEMASQDENIMKLTKEKKALQEAHQQTLDDLQSEEDKANTLTKAKAKLEQQVDDLEGSLEHEKKVRMELERSKRKLEGDLKLNQENLMDLENDKQQLDEKLKKKDFEMSSLTVKIEDEQVAGVQFQKKLKESQARIEELEEELDAERAARAKVEKQRSDLSRELEDISERLEEAGGATSAQVELNKKRENEFLKLRRDLEESTLQHEATAASLRKKHADSVAELGEQIDNLQRVKQKLEKEKSELKLELDDLSSNMESVVKAKSNMEKMCRSMEDNMNENKTKYEEAQRSLNDFSSQRARLLTENGELGRQLEEKECLISQLTRGKSSYTQQVEDMRRQLEEEVKAKNSLAHAVQSSRHDCDLLREQFEEEQEAKAELQRALSKANTEVSTWRARYETDGIQKTEELEEAKKKLVQRLQEAEEAVEAVNAKCSSLEKTKSRLQNEIEDLMLDLERSNAASAALDKKQRTFDKVMAEWKQKYEESQCELEGSQKEARSLSTELFKLKNAYEESLDHLETIQRENKNLQEEISDLTDQLGEGGKSAHELEKLRKQLEQEKAELQSALEEAEGSLEHEEGKILRAQLEFNQVKADIERKLAEKDEEMEQVKRNYQRMVESLQTSLESETRSRNEALRVKKKMEGDLNEMEIQLSQANRQAADAQKQLKSSQSYLKDTQLQLDDSTHGNEDLKENIALLERRNNLFQAELEELRGVLEQTERCRKLAEQELTEATERMQLLHSQNTGLINQKKKQEADLLQLQTEVEEAVQENRNAEEKAKKAITDAAMMAEELKKEQDTSAHLERMKKNMEQTIKDLQHRLDEAEQIAMKGGKKQLQKLELRIKELESELEAEQKRGTESIKGVRKYERRIKELTYQTTEDRKNMARIQDLVDKLQLKVKSYKRASEEAEEQANANLAKFRKLQHELEEAEERADIAESQVNKLRAKTRDGSGKKGLDE, via the coding sequence ATGGGTGATGCTCTCATGGCCGAGTTTGGGAAGGCTGCTCACTTTCTGAGGAAGTCAGACAAGGAGCGCCTGGAAGCCCAGACCAGGGCTTTTGACATCAAGACTGAATGCTTTGTGGTTGATGACAAAGTGGAATATGTCAAGGGGCAGATCCAAAGCAAAGAGGGGGGAAAGGTGATCGTAAagagggaggaccagactatcGTGACCGTCAAGGAGGTGGACGTCCATCCCCAGAACCCGCCAAAATACGATAAAATCGAAGACATGGCCATGTTCACCTTCCTCCATGAGCCAGCTGTTCTGTTTAACCTCAAAGAGCGTTACGCAGCCTGGATGATCTACACCTACTCAGGGCTGTTCTGTGTGACAGTGAACCCATACAAGTGGCTTCCTGTCTATGACTCTGAGGTGGTGTCTGCCTACAGGGGGAAGAAGAGGACTGAAGCCCCCCCTCACATCTTCTCCATCTCAGATAACGCCTACCAGTATATGCTTACTGATCGGGAGAACCAGTCTGTTCTTATCACCGGAGAATCCGGTGCTGGAAAGACTGTCAACACCAAGAGAGTCATCCAGTACTTTGCCAGCATTGCAGCAGTTAGTGGTGTTAAGAGGGATCCAAGCAAGGGTACCCTGGAAGATCAAATCATCCAGGCTAACCCTGCACTGGAGGCTTTCGGTAATGCCAAAACACTGAGAAATGACAACTCATCACGTTTCGGCAAATTCATCCGTATTCACTTCGGGACCAGTGGGAAACTGTCCTCTGCCGACGTAGAGACTTACCTTCTTGAGAAGTCCCGTATCACCTTTCAGCTCAAAGCTGAGAGGAACTACCATATTTTCTTCCAGATATTGTCCAATCAAAAACCAGAGCTGTTGGACTTGCTGTTAATCACCAACAATCCATATGACTACTCCTACATCTCCCAAGGAGAAGTAACAGTAGCATCCATCAATGATTCTGAGGAACTGATGGCCACTGATAGTGCCTTCGATGTGCTCGGCTTTACTGCAGAGGAAAAACAGGGGGTCTACAAGTTGACAGGTGCCATAATGCACTACGGCAACATGAGGTTCAAACAAAAGCAGCGGGAGGAGCAGGCAGAGCCTGACGGTACAGAGGCTGCTGACAAGTCAGCTTACCTAATGGGGATAAACTCTGCAGATCTGATTAAAGGACTTTGCCATCCCAGAGTCAAGGTTGGCAATGAGTATGTCACCAAAGGTCAAGGTGTAGATCAGGTCTACTATTCCCTCGGTGCATTGGCTAAGTCAGTGTATGAAAAGATGTTCAACTGGATGGTGGTGAGAATCAACCACTCCCTTGACACAAAACAGGCACGCCAGCATTTCATAGGCGTACTGGACATTGCTGGATTTGAGATCTTTGATTTCAACACCTTTGAACAGCTCTGCATCAACTTCACAAATGAGAGACTGCAACAGTTTTTCAATCATCACATGTTTGTGCTCGAGCAAGAGGAGTACAAAAAGGAGGGCATTGACTGGGAGTTCATCGACTTTGGGATGGACTTGCAAGCTTGCATTGACCTCATTGAAAAGCCACTTGGGATCATGTCAATTCTAGAGGAAGAGTGCATGTTCCCCAAGGCCAGTGACCAGACCTTTAAGGCTAAGCTATATGACAACCATTTGGGCAAGAATAGAATGTTTCAGAAGCCAATTCCAGGTAAGGGCAAGGCAGAGGCACACTTTGCCCTGCTCCACTATGCTGGCACTGTTGATTACAATATTTCTGGCTGGCTGGTGAAGAACAAAGATCCATTGAATGAAACAGTGTGTGGTCTTTATGCAAAATCCTCCCTCAAGCTGTTGAGTCATCTTTTTGCCATCATAGCAACGGAGGGAGGTGACAAAGCTGGTGGAAAAGGAGCCAAAAAGAAAGGGTCTGCTTTCCAGACTGTATCTGCACTTCACAGGGAAAACCTAAACAAGCTGATGAGCACCCTGAAAACCACCCATCCCCACTTTGTCCGCTGCTTGATCCCAAATGAGAGCAAAACGCCAGGGACCATGGACAACTGCCTTGTGATGCACCAGCTTCGCTGTAACGGTGTGCTGGAGGGCATTCGAATCTGCAGAAAGGGCTTCCCAAACAGAGTCCTCTATGGCGACTTCAAACAGAGATATAGAATCCTGAATGCATCCGTCATTCCTGAGGGCCAGTTTATCGACTCCAAGAAAGCCGCTGAAAAGCTGCTGGGATCATTGGACATTGACCACACTCAGTACCGGTTTGGCAACACCAAGGTCTTCTTCAAAGCAGGCTTGCTGGGTACGTTGGAGGAGATGCGAGATGAACAACTCTCCCGCATCATTACAATGATCCAGGCCAACGCAAGAGCCATACTCATGAGGGCAGAGTACCAGAAGCTTGTGGAACGCAGGGATGCTCTAATGGTCATCCAGTGGAACCTTCGCGCCTTTTTAGGGGTTAAGAACTGGCCCTGGATGAAGATGTTCTTCAAAATCAAGCCACTGCTGAAGAGTGCTGAGTCTGACAAGGAGATGGCAAACATAAAGGACGAGTTCACTAAGCTCAAAGAGGCCTTTGAGAAATCAGAAGCAAGACGGAAGGAGCTCGAGGAGAAAGTGGTGAGTATTCTCCAAGAGAAGAATGACCTGCTCCTACAATGCCAGTCTGAGCAGGACACACTAACAGATGCTGAAGAGCGCTGTGAGCAGCTCATAAAAAGTAAGATCCAAATGGAAGCAAAAGTGAAAGAACTGACAGAACGtatggaggatgaagaggagatgaATGCAGATCTCACAGCAAAGAAACGCAAGCTGGAGGATGAATGCTCTGAGTTGAAGAAAGATATAGATGACCTTGAGCTGACATTAGCCAAGGTTGAGAAAGAGAAACATGCCACAGAGAACAAGGTGAAGAACCTCACAGAGGAGATGGCTTCCCAGGATGAAAACATTATGAAGCTGACCAAAGAGAAGAAGGCACTACAGGAGGCTCATCAGCAGACACTCGATGACCTACAGAGTGAGGAGGACAAAGCCAACACCTTGACCAAAGCTAAAGCTAAGCTGGAGCAACAGGTGGATGACCTTGAGGGCTCCCTGGAACACGAAAAGAAAGTCAGAATGGAGCTTGAGCGCTCCAAGAGAAAGCTTGAAGGAGACCTAAAACTGAACCAAGAGAATTTGATGGATTTGGAGAATGACAAACAACAGCTAGATGAGAAACTCAAGAAGAAAGACTTTGAGATGAGCAGCCTGACTGTAAAGATTGAGGATGAGCAGGTGGCTGGAGTTCAGTTCCAGAAGAAACTGAAGGAAAGCCAGGCACGAATTGAAGAGCTTGAAGAGGAGTTGGACGCTGAGCGAGCAGCCCGAGCCAAAGTGGAGAAGCAGCGATCTGATCTCTCCCGCGAACTAGAAGACATAAGTGAGCGTTTGGAGGAAGCAGGAGGGGCCACATCTGCCCAGGTGGAGCTCAACAAGAAGAGAGAGAACGAATTTCTGAAACTTCGTAGGGACCTGGAGGAATCCACGCTTCAACATGAGGCTACTGCTGCATCCTTGAGGAAGAAGCATGCGGACAGTGTGGCCGAACTGGGTGAGCAAATCGACAACCTCCAGCGTGTCAAGCAGAagctagagaaagagaagagTGAGCTGAAGCTGGAGCTAGACGACCTGTCCTCAAATATGGAGAGTGTGGTGAAGGCCAAATCCAACATGGAGAAGATGTGCCGATCAATGGAAGACAATATGAATGAGAACAAGACCAAGTATGAGGAGGCCCAGAGGTCCCTCAATGACTTCTCCTCACAGAGGGCCAGGCTGCTCACTGAAAATGGAGAGTTGGGACGTCAGTTGGAGGAGAAAGAGTGCCTGATTTCACAACTCACCAGGGGCAAGAGCTCCTACACCCAGCAGGTGGAGGATATGCGCAGGCAGCTCGAGGAGGAGGTCAAGGCAAAGAATTCACTGGCCCATGCCGTGCAGTCTTCCCGTCATGACTGTGACCTGCTCAGAGAACAGtttgaggaggagcaggaggccaAGGCAGAGCTGCAGAGGGCACTATCCAAGGCCAACACTGAAGTGTCCACATGGAGGGCAAGGTATGAGACTGATGGAATCCAGAAAACTGAGGAGCTGGAGGAAGCTAAAAAGAAGTTAGTCCAAAGACTGCAAGAAGCAGAGGAGGCTGTGGAGGCTGTGAACGCAAAGTGTTCCTCCCTCGAAAAGACCAAGAGTCGCCTACAAAATGAAATTGAGGACCTGATGTTGGATCTTGAAAGATCTAATGCAGCATCTGCAGCTCTGGACAAGAAGCAGAGAACCTTTGACAAAGTCATGGCTGAGTGGAAGCAGAAGTATGAGGAGTCACAGTGTGAGCTCGAGGGTTCCCAGAAGGAGGCTCGGTCTCTCAGCACTGAGCTCTTCAAATTGAAGAATGCCTATGAGGAGTCCTTGGATCACCTGGAGACCATTCAAAGGGAGAACAAGAACCTGCAGGAGGAGATCTCTGACCTTACTGATCAACTTGGTGAGGGAGGGAAAAGCGCCCATGAATTGGAGAAACTTCGGAAGCAGCTGGAGCAAGAGAAAGCAGAGCTCCAGTCAGCACTTGAGGAGGCAGAAGGTTCCCTGGAGCACGAAGAGGGCAAAATCCTTCGGGCACAGCTGGAGTTCAACCAGGTGAAGGCGGATATTGAGCGCAAGCTGGCCGAGAAAGATGAGGAAATGGAACAGGTCAAGAGGAATTACCAGCGCATGGTAGAGTCACTGCAGACCTCCCTCGAGTCTGAGACCAGGAGCCGCAACGAGGCCCTGAGAGTCAAGAAGAAGATGGAAGGCGACCTCAACGAGATGGAGATCCAGCTTAGCCAAGCCAACAGACAGGCGGCTGATGCCCAAAAGCAGCTTAAGAGCAGCCAGTCATATCTGAAGGATACCCAGCTGCAGCTGGATGACTCTACACACGGGAATGAAGACCTGAAGGAGAACATTGCTCTCTTGGAGCGCAGGAACAATCTGTTCCAAGCGGAGCTGGAGGAACTTCGGGGTGTTCTTGAGCAGACAGAGCGTTGCCGCAAGCTGGCCGAACAGGAGCTCACTGAAGCCACAGAGCGCATGCAGCTCCTGCACTCTCAAAACACAGGCCTTATCAACCAGAAGAAGAAACAAGAGGCTGATCTGCTCCAACTGCAGACCGAGGTGGAGGAAGCTGTACAGGAAAACCGCAATGCTGAAGAGAAGGCCAAGAAGGCCATCACCGATGCAGCCATGATGGCcgaggagctgaagaaggagcaAGACACTAGCGCCCACCTGGAGCGTATGAAGAAGAATATGGAGCAGACCATTAAGGACCTGCAGCACCGTTTGGATGAGGCAGAACAAATCGCAATGAAGGGTGGGAAGAAGCAGCTCCAAAAGCTGGAGTTACGCATCAAGGAGTTGGAGAGCGAGCTGGAGGCGGAGCAGAAGAGGGGCACAGAGTCAATCAAGGGGGTGCGCAAGTACGAGCGGCGCATCAAGGAGCTCACCTACCAGACGACGGAGGATCGCAAGAACATGGCTCGCATCCAGGACCTGGTGGACAAGCTGCAGCTGAAGGTGAAGTCCTACAAGCGCGCCTCCGAGGAGGCAGAGGAACAGGCCAATGCCAACCTGGCCAAGTTCCGCAAGCTGCAGCATGAGCTGGAGGAGGCTGAAGAGCGAGCAGACATAGCCGAGTCCCAGGTGAACAAACTCCGGGCCAAGACCAGGGACGGGTCCGGCAAGAAGGGCTTGGATGAGTGA